The genomic segment GAACAACTTTATGAAGCTGCGGATTTAGACGGTGCAAATATATGGCAGCGGTTTCGGAACGTTACGATTCCGATGTTAAGTCCAGCGATTTTCTTTAATCTGATTATGGCAATAATCGGGTCGTTCCAAGTATTTACTGCAGTTTATGTGATGACTAGCGGTGGCGCATCAATTGAACCTGGTGGTCCCGCGAATTCAACGTTAGTGTATGTACTATATCTTTATCGGAATGCGTTCCGGTATCTCATTATGGGACAAGCATGTGCGATGGCATGGTTTTTATTTTTAGTTATTTTAGGGTTGACGTTACTCAATTTTAAGCTTGCCCAACGTTGGGTACATTATGAACAAACATAACATCGAGTGGATAGTAACCAGGAGAATGAATACACGTTACTCTGTTCATTGACTCTTTGCTACTAACCACTGTTTTACCATGGTCTGGATAGAAAGTAAAAAATATAGAATAAAGATAGCGCATAGCATCGTGATTATTATATTGTCGTTAGGTGCCATTCTCTATCTCCTGCCGTTCTATTGGATGGTACGCACCTCGTTGATGGAATATTCCCAGTTAAGTAAACTACCCATGGTGTGGATACCGCATCCATTACGACCGGAAAATTTCGTTCGGGCATTATCAATGATGGATTTTCCGGTTCTCCTGCGGAATACGTTAACGATAACGGGGTTTTCCTTGCTCGGTCAAATACTGTCTTGTTCACTAGTTGCGTTCGGATTTGCAAGATTGCGGTTTCCGGGGCGGGAATTCTTATTCTTTTTAGTTTTAAGCACCATGATGCTCCCAGCGATGGTTACCGAAATTCCACGGTTCATTCTTTTCCAGCAACTCGGATGGATTGATACGTTTTACCCCTTAGTTATTCCGGCATTTTTCGGCGGCAGCGCATTTTTTATCTTCTTACTCCGTCAATTCTTTAGAACCATCCCGATAGATTTAGATGAAGCGGCACGGATTGATGGTTGCAGCTCTTTTCGCATCTATTCAACCATTATTCTACCGTTATCGAAACCGGTTCTCGCCACCGTGCTTATTTTCAGTTTCATCTGGA from the bacterium genome contains:
- a CDS encoding carbohydrate ABC transporter permease; the encoded protein is MVWIESKKYRIKIAHSIVIIILSLGAILYLLPFYWMVRTSLMEYSQLSKLPMVWIPHPLRPENFVRALSMMDFPVLLRNTLTITGFSLLGQILSCSLVAFGFARLRFPGREFLFFLVLSTMMLPAMVTEIPRFILFQQLGWIDTFYPLVIPAFFGGSAFFIFLLRQFFRTIPIDLDEAARIDGCSSFRIYSTIILPLSKPVLATVLIFSFIWNWNDFWGPLVYLRSADKKTLALGLQVFQGLYQTEYHHLMAASLVVLLPVLIIFIAAQRYFIKGIVMTGLKG